Proteins found in one Neomonachus schauinslandi chromosome 1, ASM220157v2, whole genome shotgun sequence genomic segment:
- the LOC110570084 gene encoding melanocortin-2 receptor accessory protein yields the protein MANRTNVSIPYNSYEYYLDYLDLIPVDERKLKANKYLIVITFWASLAFFVMLLFLILLYMSWSGSSQARQDGATGKHPEQRPAPPNMPLE from the exons ATGGCCAACCGGACCAACGTCTCCATCCCGTACAACAGCTACGAATACTACCTGGACTACTTGGACCTCATTCCCGTGGATGAGAGGAAGCTGAAAGCCAACAAAT aTTTGATTGTCATCACCTTCTGGGCGAGCCTGGCATTCTTCGTCATGCTTCTCTTCCTCATCCTGCTCTACATGTCCTGGTCAGGCTCCTCACAGGCGAG GCAGGACGGTGCAACAGGAAAGCATCCA GAACAACGCCCAGCACCGCCCAACATGCCCCTGGAGTAa